The Pelodiscus sinensis isolate JC-2024 chromosome 13, ASM4963464v1, whole genome shotgun sequence genome includes a region encoding these proteins:
- the BRS3 gene encoding bombesin receptor subtype-3 → MSLAHLNSANQTSQASVNITEQLRSITDNDIVDQGWNEDSFPGLEILCTIYVTYAVIISVGLLGNAILIKVFFKIKSMQTVPNIFITSLAFGDLLLLLTCVPVDATRYIVDTWLFGRIGCKLLSFIQLTSVGVSVFTLTVLSADRYRAIVKPMELQTSDALLKTCCKAGCVWIISMIFAIPEAVFSDLYSFNNPEKNISFEACAPYPVSEKILQEVHSLVCFLVFYIIPLGVISVYYFLIAKTLYKSTCNMPAEEHGHARKQIESRKRVAKTVLVLVGLFAFCWLPNHILYLYRSFTYHSSVDASAFHLIVTIFSRALAFSNSCVNPFALYWLSKSFRQHFKKQILCCKAKLPARPPGNTPTRAFSATGSTNGSEISVTLLTDYSITKEEESV, encoded by the exons ATGTCTCTGGCACACTTGAATTCAGCTAACCAGACTTCACAAGCCTCGGTCAATATTACGGAACAACTGAGATCCATCACTGACAACGATATTGTAGATCAAGGATGGAATGAAGATTCCTTTCCAGGATTAGAAATACTGTGCACAATTTATGTTACATATGCTGTGATCATTTCAGTGGGTCTCCTTGGGAATGCTATTCTCATCAAAGTCTTTTTCAAGATTAAATCAATGCAGACGGTTCCAAACATTTTCATAACCAGCTTAGCTTTTGGAGACCTGCTGCTTTTGTTAACCTGTGTGCCAGTAGATGCAACACGTTATATTGTGGATACCTGGCTCTTCGGAAGAATTGGCTGCAAGCTGTTATCTTTTATCCAGCTCACTTCAGTTGGAGTATCAGTGTTCACTTTAACTGTTCTCAGTGCTGACAG GTACAGAGCTATTGTCAAGCCCATGGAACTGCAAACATCAGATGCACTGCTGAAGACCTGTTGTAAAGCTGGCTGTGTTTGGATTATCTCCATGATATTTGCTATCCCAGAGGCTGTATTTTCGGATTTATATTCGTTCAACAATCCTGAAAAAAACATATCTTTTGAAGCATGTGCCCCTTATCCTGTATCTGAGAAAATACTGCAAGAAGTTCACTCTCTGGTGTGCTTCTTGGTATTCTATATTATACCATTAGGTGTAATTTCAGTCTATTATTTTCTTATTGCCAAAACACTGTACAAAAGTACGTGCAACATGCCAGCTGAAGAACATGGCCATGCCCGTAAACAG ATTGAATCTCGCAAGAGAGTGGCAAAAACAGTGCTGGTGCTAGTTGGTTTGTTTGCCTTCTGCTGGCTGCCTAACCACATTCTCTATTTGTATCGATCTTTCACCTACCACTCCTCTGTAGATGCCTCTGCCTTTCATCTTATAGTCACTATTTTCTCCCGGGCTCTGGCCTTCAGCAATTCCTGTGTCAATCCCTTTGCTCTTTATTGGCTGAGTAAAAGTTTCcggcaacattttaaaaagcaaattttgTGTTGCAAGGCAAAGCTTCCTGCACGGCCTCCCGGCAACACACCTACCAGAGCCTTTTCAGCCACAGGCAGCACAAACGGCTCAGAAATCAGTGTTACTTTGCTAACAGATTATAGTATCACAAAAGAAGAGGAGAGTGTTTAG